In the Paraflavitalea devenefica genome, one interval contains:
- a CDS encoding sugar transferase, with amino-acid sequence MSTTITLVSHAPGIVTGKKYLSYRTYVEGKAVYFFFKRVIDITGSMLMIGLVFTWLFPLVALLLKLDSRGPVFFLQKRVGKGGRSFTCYKFRTMFVNEEAHEKQAAKNDSRITRIGYLLRQSNIDELPQFFNVLLGQMSIVGPRPHMYADCHQFGSMIPRYKLRNLIRPGITGMAQVNGYHGPATDYDAICKRYQWDIFYLRNASAWVDLKIMTRTVVQHLRLLVPRR; translated from the coding sequence ATGAGCACTACTATAACACTTGTTAGTCATGCGCCGGGAATAGTGACCGGCAAAAAATATTTGTCCTACCGTACCTATGTGGAAGGAAAAGCCGTTTACTTTTTCTTCAAACGTGTTATTGATATTACCGGGTCGATGCTGATGATCGGGCTGGTGTTTACCTGGTTATTCCCGCTGGTGGCCCTGCTGCTGAAGCTGGATTCGCGGGGACCTGTGTTCTTTCTGCAGAAGAGGGTGGGAAAAGGAGGTCGCTCTTTTACCTGCTATAAGTTCCGCACCATGTTTGTTAATGAAGAGGCCCATGAAAAACAGGCTGCTAAAAATGACAGCCGCATCACCCGGATCGGTTATTTGCTTAGGCAGAGCAATATAGACGAGTTGCCTCAATTTTTCAATGTATTGCTGGGCCAGATGAGCATCGTAGGCCCACGTCCGCATATGTATGCAGACTGTCACCAGTTTGGCAGCATGATCCCCCGGTATAAATTAAGGAACCTCATCAGGCCGGGTATTACAGGAATGGCCCAGGTGAATGGCTATCACGGCCCGGCAACAGATTATGACGCCATCTGCAAGCGTTATCAATGGGATATTTTTTACCTGCGCAATGCCTCTGCCTGGGTGGATCTGAAGATCATGACCAGGACGGTTGTTCAGCATCTTCGCTTGTTGGTACCCCGGCGATAG
- a CDS encoding helix-turn-helix transcriptional regulator, protein MNLILLTRENTEVTWSSAIPPSFARFSVPEAREGYATGDFGSLLFSEQAGPDFSCWHKAYFMKQSTWLFATADVPLFQLVVAMNRTMRFQQRGTAKVRLPEGQFNILYAPAAHNQIWFEKGKKYMIYDLHFSRSYLEKLMPHFSLVQEFLVKTELGFSCLLNSIHAHVTPEMMDILHNMLHCPYTGDVKSTYLQALLSKLLLLAVTRLTPIRVPVNEIKLQPYELAKLREAWEYLLQHLDRPGTVIALSHAIGLNDFKLKKGFKQLYGITIFEFLLEARMEKARRLLQETDMTVHAVAIGVGYKNISSFTVAFKKKFGILPSEVRE, encoded by the coding sequence ATGAACCTTATTCTATTGACACGGGAAAATACCGAAGTAACCTGGTCGTCGGCCATACCGCCGTCTTTTGCCCGTTTCAGTGTGCCGGAAGCCCGGGAAGGATATGCCACCGGTGATTTTGGGAGCTTGTTATTCAGTGAGCAGGCCGGGCCGGATTTCAGTTGCTGGCACAAGGCTTATTTCATGAAGCAAAGCACCTGGTTGTTTGCTACTGCCGATGTGCCGTTATTCCAGTTAGTAGTTGCCATGAACCGTACCATGCGTTTCCAGCAACGGGGCACTGCAAAAGTAAGGCTGCCCGAAGGACAGTTCAATATTCTGTATGCACCTGCTGCGCACAACCAGATATGGTTTGAGAAAGGGAAAAAATACATGATCTATGACCTTCATTTTTCCCGCAGTTACCTGGAAAAGTTAATGCCTCACTTCTCACTCGTACAGGAATTCCTGGTGAAGACTGAATTGGGATTCTCCTGTTTGCTGAACAGTATTCATGCGCATGTTACGCCGGAGATGATGGACATCCTGCACAATATGCTGCATTGTCCTTATACCGGCGATGTCAAAAGCACTTATTTGCAGGCATTGCTGTCAAAGCTGTTATTACTGGCTGTTACCCGGCTTACGCCTATAAGAGTGCCTGTGAATGAAATAAAGCTACAACCTTATGAGCTGGCCAAGTTGCGGGAAGCCTGGGAATACCTGCTGCAACATTTAGATCGTCCTGGTACAGTAATAGCCCTTTCGCATGCTATAGGCCTGAATGATTTTAAACTGAAGAAGGGATTTAAACAATTATATGGCATTACCATTTTTGAGTTCCTGCTGGAAGCACGCATGGAGAAAGCGCGCCGGTTGTTGCAGGAAACAGATATGACCGTACATGCCGTTGCTATTGGCGTAGGTTATAAGAACATATCAAGCTTTACCGTAGCCTTTAAGAAGAAGTTTGGCATCCTGCCCAGTGAAGTTCGGGAGTAG
- a CDS encoding phospholipase D-like domain-containing protein produces the protein MAPVRSRPSFAYTNHNTAKLIRGGKEYFALLATLIHKAQHTIHLQVYIYDEDETGLTVAEALIAAARRGVAVYLLADGYASQALSGSFIKRLEEAGIHFRFFQPILKSDHFYFGRRLHHKIVVVDARYCLVGGMNISNKYNDGLDRPAWLDWALYAEGEIAPELVKVCLELWTRLKKERNKLLWQVQPPEKPPSHICPVRLRRNDWVQKRSQITNSYLEMFKEARSHIYIMSSYFLPGMLVRKKMARAARRGVTIKLILAGVSDVKLAKHAERYIYRWIFRNNIEVYEYNQTILHGKIATYDGKWATIGSYNVNNISAFASIELNLDVNEETFARSMQQHMEQVIHKDCEQITEEDYRTRYKFMKRLYQQCCYQIVRVIFFLFTFYFKQRSFKSAHTTK, from the coding sequence ATGGCTCCGGTAAGATCCAGGCCCTCATTTGCCTATACAAATCACAATACGGCCAAACTGATCCGCGGTGGTAAGGAATATTTTGCCCTGCTTGCCACGCTCATCCATAAAGCGCAGCATACGATCCATTTACAGGTATATATTTATGACGAGGACGAAACCGGCCTGACAGTGGCAGAAGCACTGATCGCCGCGGCCCGGCGTGGCGTGGCCGTGTACCTGTTGGCGGATGGCTATGCTTCGCAGGCTCTTTCGGGTTCATTCATTAAACGGCTGGAAGAAGCAGGCATCCACTTCCGGTTCTTTCAACCCATCCTTAAAAGCGATCACTTCTATTTTGGCCGCCGCCTGCACCATAAAATAGTGGTAGTAGACGCCCGGTATTGCCTGGTAGGCGGCATGAACATCAGCAATAAATACAATGATGGCCTTGACCGGCCGGCCTGGCTCGACTGGGCCCTGTACGCCGAAGGAGAAATAGCGCCGGAACTGGTAAAGGTATGCCTGGAGCTATGGACAAGATTAAAAAAAGAGCGCAATAAACTATTGTGGCAGGTGCAACCACCGGAGAAGCCGCCCAGTCATATATGCCCGGTACGGTTGCGCAGGAATGACTGGGTACAAAAGAGAAGCCAGATCACCAATAGCTATCTTGAAATGTTTAAAGAGGCCCGCTCACACATCTACATCATGTCCAGCTATTTTCTGCCGGGCATGCTGGTACGGAAAAAAATGGCCAGGGCCGCCAGAAGAGGGGTTACCATTAAACTGATCCTGGCAGGCGTATCAGATGTAAAACTGGCCAAGCATGCCGAACGGTATATTTACCGCTGGATTTTCCGGAATAACATTGAAGTATACGAATACAACCAAACCATACTACATGGCAAAATAGCCACCTATGATGGCAAGTGGGCAACCATTGGCTCCTACAACGTTAATAACATCAGTGCTTTTGCCAGTATAGAGCTCAACCTGGATGTAAATGAGGAAACGTTTGCCCGGTCTATGCAGCAACATATGGAGCAGGTCATACATAAGGATTGTGAGCAGATCACAGAAGAGGATTACCGTACCCGGTATAAATTCATGAAGCGGCTGTACCAGCAATGCTGTTACCAGATCGTGCGGGTAATTTTCTTCCTGTTTACCTTCTACTTTAAGCAACGGTCATTTAAGTCCGCGCATACGACGAAGTAA
- a CDS encoding RNA polymerase sigma-70 factor, producing MYQEACTTMLTELKGENPKAFAFFFDLHYNPLCYFAERLVRDQQVAEDIVEETFMKLWDKRSDFESEHGIKAFLYITTRNACINIIKQLQRDTLSQAEMLYLAEKKEGFVLNEMIRAEVLGVIDQELNRLPVQCRTILKMSYVKGLKNHEIANKLDISIHTVRNQKARGLQLLRTKFEGHHLLS from the coding sequence ATGTATCAAGAGGCGTGTACAACGATGTTAACCGAGCTTAAAGGAGAAAATCCGAAAGCTTTTGCTTTTTTCTTTGACCTGCACTACAATCCACTTTGCTATTTTGCTGAACGCCTGGTAAGGGACCAGCAGGTAGCAGAGGATATTGTGGAAGAAACTTTTATGAAACTGTGGGACAAGCGTTCCGACTTTGAGAGTGAGCATGGCATCAAAGCCTTTCTCTACATTACTACCCGGAATGCCTGTATCAACATTATCAAGCAATTGCAGCGGGACACCCTTTCACAGGCCGAAATGCTCTACCTGGCTGAGAAAAAAGAAGGTTTCGTCCTGAATGAAATGATCAGGGCGGAAGTATTGGGCGTCATTGACCAGGAATTGAACAGGCTTCCGGTGCAATGCCGGACGATACTGAAAATGAGCTATGTAAAAGGACTTAAAAACCATGAAATAGCCAATAAGCTGGATATTTCCATCCATACCGTCAGAAACCAAAAAGCAAGGGGCCTGCAACTATTGCGTACAAAATTTGAAGGCCATCATTTACTCAGCTAA